A stretch of Coraliomargarita sinensis DNA encodes these proteins:
- a CDS encoding sulfatase-like hydrolase/transferase, with amino-acid sequence MKSFHGTLLLLACTLICGCAQTQELPQKQAHPNVILMMADDLANEDLSCYGSTRIETPHLDALAGQGLKLNSYYAGNPVCSPSRMALLSGSYPARLGWRWGVMGYGFPPKSGMSPKVYTVAEAFRDAGYRTAISGKWHLGRKNMSPEEQGFESAYYIYMSNNQGRDMYRDGELVQKKWDNRLLTETFTEEVIRVINEPGEDPFFLYVPWTAPHFPADPHPDWHGNSGEDKSGKYTDVVEELDYRVGQILEALDEAGKAENTIVIFTSDNGRQPGQSGPSDKPPFSGGKWQSLEGGTRVPCIVRYPDLLPEDKENNQIVAAIDLFPTLADACGVNIDLPEQSQKLDGVSTWANLRGLKSELARDELLFWHGKGRATAIRSGNWKLHFNYGAKPPEDPELTDGPALYNLKTDPMEKNNVADENPEKVDKLLARAKELLTDIYGNQVPLGTWPGVELEEQPIKASEVWGPWMK; translated from the coding sequence ATGAAATCTTTCCACGGCACCCTACTTTTATTGGCATGCACTCTAATCTGCGGTTGTGCGCAGACTCAAGAGCTCCCGCAGAAGCAAGCACACCCGAATGTGATCCTCATGATGGCGGATGATCTCGCCAACGAGGACCTTTCCTGCTACGGTAGCACACGCATTGAAACACCGCATCTTGACGCACTCGCCGGTCAGGGCCTGAAGCTCAACAGCTATTACGCGGGGAATCCCGTCTGCTCCCCCTCCCGTATGGCTCTTCTCTCGGGCTCCTATCCGGCCCGTCTCGGCTGGCGCTGGGGCGTGATGGGGTATGGCTTTCCGCCCAAGAGCGGTATGTCGCCAAAAGTTTATACCGTGGCCGAGGCTTTCCGCGATGCCGGCTACCGCACCGCCATCTCAGGCAAGTGGCATCTGGGCCGGAAAAACATGAGCCCGGAAGAACAGGGGTTTGAATCGGCCTATTACATCTACATGTCGAACAATCAGGGCCGCGATATGTATCGCGACGGCGAACTGGTGCAAAAGAAGTGGGACAACCGCCTGTTGACGGAAACGTTTACCGAAGAAGTCATCCGCGTGATTAACGAGCCCGGCGAGGATCCGTTTTTCCTCTACGTTCCGTGGACGGCCCCCCACTTCCCCGCCGATCCGCACCCGGATTGGCACGGCAACTCCGGGGAGGATAAATCCGGCAAGTATACCGACGTGGTGGAAGAACTGGACTACCGTGTCGGCCAAATTCTGGAAGCGCTGGATGAAGCCGGCAAAGCGGAAAACACAATCGTCATCTTCACCTCCGATAACGGCCGCCAGCCCGGCCAGTCTGGCCCCAGCGACAAGCCGCCGTTCAGTGGCGGTAAGTGGCAATCCCTGGAGGGTGGCACGCGCGTCCCTTGCATCGTGCGTTACCCCGACTTGCTGCCGGAGGACAAAGAAAACAACCAGATCGTGGCCGCGATCGACCTTTTTCCCACATTGGCGGATGCCTGTGGTGTCAATATCGACTTGCCCGAGCAAAGCCAGAAGTTGGACGGCGTCAGCACTTGGGCGAACCTGAGGGGTCTGAAGTCCGAACTGGCTCGCGATGAACTGTTGTTCTGGCACGGCAAAGGACGGGCCACGGCCATCCGCAGTGGCAACTGGAAACTCCACTTCAACTACGGCGCGAAGCCACCCGAAGACCCGGAACTCACGGACGGCCCGGCATTATACAACTTGAAGACAGATCCTATGGAGAAGAATAACGTCGCCGACGAAAATCCGGAAAAGGTGGACAAACTGCTGGCCCGGGCCAAAGAGCTGCTGACCGATATCTACGGGAATCAGGTTCCGCTGGGTACATGGCCGGGCGTAGAGCTTGAGGAGCAGCCGATTAAAGCATCCGAGGTCTGGGGCCCGTGGATGAAATAG
- the msrB gene encoding peptide-methionine (R)-S-oxide reductase MsrB: MPEKPMNSQSSEENVSQCASACALPSHVDLSSGEFPVQRTDEEWRERLTDLQYNVARKQGTERAFANPYHDNKKTGLYRCIGCDVPLFSSTDKFDSGTGWPSFTQPIDERTLGEHRDTSYGMVRTEVHCAVCGSHQGHVFNDGPKPTGLRYCINSASLKFEEAESVEEIKDLVKAWYEEGGDGSKR; encoded by the coding sequence ATGCCTGAAAAACCGATGAATTCCCAGTCCAGCGAAGAGAATGTAAGCCAATGCGCTTCTGCTTGCGCGCTGCCTTCCCATGTTGACTTAAGTAGCGGTGAATTTCCCGTGCAGCGCACAGACGAGGAGTGGCGCGAGCGCTTGACCGATCTGCAGTATAACGTGGCCCGTAAGCAAGGTACGGAACGAGCCTTCGCCAACCCCTACCACGATAACAAAAAAACCGGATTATATCGCTGCATCGGCTGTGACGTCCCGCTTTTCAGCAGTACGGACAAGTTTGATTCCGGGACCGGGTGGCCCAGCTTTACCCAACCGATCGACGAGCGCACGCTCGGGGAACATCGTGACACCAGCTACGGCATGGTCCGCACCGAGGTTCACTGCGCGGTCTGCGGGTCACACCAAGGGCACGTTTTTAACGATGGGCCCAAGCCGACCGGCCTTCGCTACTGCATCAATTCTGCTTCGCTGAAATTCGAAGAAGCGGAATCCGTCGAGGAGATTAAAGATCTAGTTAAGGCCTGGTATGAAGAAGGGGGCGATGGTTCAAAACGATAG